From Marivirga harenae, one genomic window encodes:
- the panB gene encoding 3-methyl-2-oxobutanoate hydroxymethyltransferase — protein MSVHKKAIKKITTHQLQEMKNRGEKISMLTAYDFSMAKLVDASGVDVILVGDSASNVMAGHETTLPITLDQMIYHASAVVRAVERALVVVDIPFGSYQGNSSEALRSSIRIMKESGGHAVKMEGGAEIQESIKRILSAGIPVMGHLGLTPQSIYKFGTYSVRAKEEEEAEKLITDAKILEECGCFSIVLEKIPAELAKRVAKEVNIPIIGIGAGPYVDGQVLVLHDLLGITTEFKPRFLRHYARLDTIITEAIGQYVGDVKNVDFPNEEEMY, from the coding sequence ATGTCAGTTCATAAAAAAGCTATCAAAAAAATCACTACCCACCAGTTGCAGGAGATGAAGAATCGTGGTGAAAAAATTTCAATGTTAACTGCATATGATTTTTCAATGGCAAAGTTGGTTGATGCTTCTGGAGTTGACGTTATTTTGGTAGGTGACTCAGCTTCAAATGTCATGGCCGGACATGAAACCACTTTACCTATTACACTTGACCAAATGATTTACCATGCTTCTGCAGTGGTAAGGGCTGTAGAAAGAGCATTGGTTGTTGTAGATATTCCATTTGGTTCTTATCAGGGAAATTCTTCTGAAGCTTTAAGGTCTTCTATCAGAATTATGAAAGAATCGGGTGGTCATGCCGTAAAAATGGAAGGGGGAGCAGAAATACAAGAGTCGATTAAAAGAATTTTAAGTGCGGGTATTCCCGTAATGGGGCATCTCGGATTGACACCTCAGTCTATTTATAAGTTTGGTACCTATTCAGTTCGAGCAAAAGAGGAAGAAGAAGCTGAAAAACTAATTACAGATGCTAAAATATTGGAGGAATGTGGTTGTTTTAGTATTGTTTTGGAAAAGATTCCTGCAGAACTGGCGAAAAGAGTAGCGAAGGAAGTAAATATCCCAATAATAGGAATTGGAGCTGGCCCCTATGTTGACGGACAAGTATTGGTTTTACATGACCTCTTAGGAATTACTACTGAATTTAAACCACGGTTTTTAAGACATTATGCTCGCCTGGACACGATAATTACAGAAGCCATTGGCCAGTATGTTGGTGACGTGAAGAATGTTGACTTTCCTAATGAGGAAGAGATGTACTAG
- a CDS encoding DMT family transporter, giving the protein MNKGVLYMLIAGFLFASMNVFVKMLPNIPAVEIVFFRSLISFVMSFAYLKVINVPVFGNNKKLLIARGAVGAVALTMYFYTLQNIPLGSAVTMQFLSPIFTSILGIFIVKEKVHPKQWIFYLMAFAGLIIIQGFDPRVSLQMFMIGISSSIFAGLAYNIIRKIKMTEHPLVIVFYFPLVTAPLTGVYSAFNWTMPVGHEWLILLAIGVLTQFAQYFMTMSYQAEDLSKVASLKYLTIVYALGFGYVFFDETYNGIVFSGIGLILAGVILNVWYKNRLEKNQRGI; this is encoded by the coding sequence ATGAATAAAGGTGTCCTCTATATGCTTATTGCAGGCTTTCTTTTTGCAAGCATGAATGTTTTTGTAAAAATGCTGCCCAATATTCCTGCGGTAGAAATTGTGTTTTTTCGTTCGCTCATTTCATTTGTGATGAGTTTTGCCTATTTGAAAGTGATAAATGTTCCTGTCTTTGGAAACAATAAAAAACTGTTGATAGCGCGTGGGGCGGTGGGAGCCGTAGCTTTGACGATGTACTTCTATACACTGCAAAATATACCATTAGGTAGTGCTGTCACAATGCAATTTCTTTCACCTATATTTACTTCCATTTTGGGTATTTTTATAGTCAAGGAGAAAGTGCATCCTAAGCAGTGGATTTTCTATTTAATGGCTTTTGCGGGTTTGATTATTATTCAAGGATTCGACCCGAGGGTCTCACTCCAGATGTTTATGATAGGAATTAGTTCCTCTATTTTTGCAGGATTAGCATATAATATTATCAGGAAAATAAAGATGACAGAGCATCCACTTGTTATCGTTTTTTATTTCCCTTTAGTCACAGCCCCTTTAACTGGAGTTTATTCTGCTTTCAACTGGACCATGCCTGTTGGCCATGAATGGCTGATTTTATTAGCAATAGGGGTATTGACTCAGTTTGCTCAATATTTTATGACGATGTCCTATCAAGCTGAAGATCTATCAAAAGTGGCCAGTTTAAAATATTTAACTATAGTTTATGCCTTAGGCTTTGGGTATGTATTCTTTGATGAAACATATAACGGGATTGTATTCTCTGGAATTGGACTGATTTTAGCGGGAGTGATCTTAAATGTGTGGTATAAAAACAGATTAGAGAAAAATCAAAGAGGAATATGA
- a CDS encoding DUF1800 domain-containing protein — protein MPLTPLNESLGRQRASHLLRRTIFGASPNLVEEFAQLNPQQAVDRLFIDEIPFPEPPIDPATGGEWMSTGTTNANSEGFELEQYFLSWQLGQFLGPNTTEDQKLSFIFRERLVYFLHTHFTTKRSVVGNSRALYYQNLLFRQFAFDQYLVLDETEEQLNFKDLVKKISLDNAMLQFLDGRLNVKGSPNENFARELLELYSVGRGLEGIDKGDNETGDYGTFTEQDVQEGARILSGFNVDTDFAFLDEQTGLPTGVAKGNGLTANQHDNDSKQLSFRFNNASISPDPELLLNGQATYESAVDEIKQLIDAIFEQEETAIHICRKLYRFFVYHEISEDIQNGIIKDMATVFTEQNFSLQAVLQALFTSQEFYEGADGVSDDNFGSIIKSPLDLIIGHARSIDLELPDYVLQAEQFYEITNDWLRKMGDMGLNFYEPFEVAGYLAYHQFPIYHRGWITTSYLTQRYAYVQTVSNANMEGMDVEFKTPIEYVEQYVDNNTASNAKELVVEISNQFLALTDNLGFGNPDTSPITEERLNYFLDAFLKTFQIDENPEEAWTFRWTQGVDRETVERQLQDLFNAILQSPEYQLM, from the coding sequence ATGCCACTTACTCCCTTAAACGAATCCTTAGGAAGACAAAGAGCTTCCCATCTTCTACGGAGGACAATCTTTGGTGCTTCGCCAAATCTAGTGGAAGAATTTGCTCAATTGAATCCGCAGCAAGCAGTGGATAGGCTTTTTATTGATGAAATACCTTTTCCGGAACCCCCTATTGATCCTGCAACAGGTGGAGAGTGGATGTCAACCGGAACCACTAATGCTAATAGTGAAGGATTTGAATTAGAGCAATACTTTTTAAGTTGGCAACTTGGACAGTTTTTAGGTCCTAACACGACAGAAGATCAGAAGTTATCCTTCATTTTTAGAGAGCGTCTTGTCTATTTTTTACATACTCATTTCACGACTAAAAGGTCGGTGGTAGGGAATAGTCGAGCCTTGTATTATCAAAATTTGCTGTTTCGTCAGTTTGCATTTGATCAGTACCTTGTCCTTGACGAGACAGAAGAACAATTGAATTTTAAAGATCTTGTTAAGAAGATTTCTCTGGATAATGCCATGTTACAGTTCTTAGATGGCCGCTTAAATGTTAAAGGAAGTCCAAATGAGAATTTTGCTCGCGAGTTATTAGAGTTGTATTCTGTAGGAAGAGGGCTTGAAGGAATTGACAAAGGAGATAATGAAACAGGGGACTACGGCACCTTTACTGAGCAGGATGTCCAAGAAGGAGCAAGGATCTTGTCTGGATTCAATGTTGATACCGATTTTGCTTTTTTAGATGAACAAACAGGATTACCAACCGGGGTAGCAAAAGGAAACGGCTTAACTGCAAATCAGCATGATAATGATAGTAAACAACTAAGTTTCAGATTTAACAATGCTTCAATTTCTCCTGATCCTGAATTATTGTTGAACGGTCAAGCAACTTATGAAAGTGCTGTAGATGAAATTAAGCAATTAATTGATGCCATTTTTGAACAAGAGGAAACGGCCATTCATATTTGCAGAAAGTTATATAGATTCTTTGTCTATCATGAGATTTCTGAGGATATCCAAAATGGGATTATCAAAGATATGGCTACTGTTTTTACAGAACAGAACTTTAGTTTACAAGCAGTTTTGCAAGCATTATTTACAAGCCAAGAGTTTTATGAGGGAGCAGATGGCGTTTCAGATGATAATTTCGGTAGTATAATTAAGAGCCCTTTGGACCTGATTATTGGTCATGCAAGAAGTATTGATTTAGAATTGCCAGATTATGTATTGCAAGCGGAACAGTTTTATGAAATTACCAATGATTGGCTAAGAAAGATGGGGGATATGGGCTTAAATTTCTATGAGCCATTTGAGGTAGCTGGCTATTTAGCTTATCATCAGTTCCCGATATATCACAGAGGCTGGATCACCACATCCTATTTAACGCAGCGTTATGCTTATGTTCAAACGGTGAGCAATGCCAATATGGAGGGTATGGATGTGGAGTTTAAAACTCCCATTGAATATGTGGAGCAATACGTTGATAACAATACAGCATCCAACGCTAAAGAATTGGTGGTAGAAATTTCCAATCAATTCCTAGCATTAACCGATAATTTGGGATTTGGAAATCCAGACACTAGCCCCATTACGGAAGAAAGACTGAACTACTTCTTGGATGCTTTCTTGAAAACTTTTCAAATAGATGAAAATCCTGAGGAGGCTTGGACATTCAGATGGACACAAGGTGTGGATAGAGAAACTGTGGAAAGACAATTACAAGACCTTTTTAATGCTATTTTGCAATCACCTGAATATCAATTGATGTAG
- a CDS encoding PAS domain-containing sensor histidine kinase, which translates to MEKENLQISSELEAVKKKLAQYQYAAAGANEGLWDHNLISGEVFISPPWITMLGYKPNEIQDYFELWEKLMHPDDKPFAVTAFNEFIKGERKEYNIQFRLKHKNGHYIWVQSTAQLTLDENGKPIRVSGSHRDITDKKSSEELIKSSEEKYKNFFQNSLIGIMRVQKSNQKVLEINQKGLNILALPEIPRHMKITDPFLDENESADFLSALESKNSIEEFEAKFERWDESETWVSISAIQIEANDSMFYDIIFRDISEFKENLKELQRLNFELDNFVYHASHDIRSPLRSLMGLIEILKTETRTSEIRKVIEMMTGSINRLDKFVVDLLAMSRNNRSDEPEAVPVNFMVEVNNSITNFHHVYTTKNLEIRTKVIQSYPFHSDLTKIRIILNNLISNSIKYRKNLEDEFSYINIDIETSPKEASIIIEDNGEGIPTDKMDKIFDMFYRASENSEGSGLGMYIVKNVIKKLKAEIQVKSEEGSGTKFTIHIPNNYKREV; encoded by the coding sequence TTGGAAAAGGAAAATCTTCAAATAAGTAGTGAATTAGAGGCAGTAAAGAAAAAACTGGCTCAATATCAGTATGCCGCAGCTGGAGCAAATGAAGGCCTGTGGGATCATAATCTGATTTCAGGTGAGGTCTTTATATCACCTCCGTGGATTACCATGTTAGGCTACAAACCGAATGAAATCCAAGACTATTTTGAATTGTGGGAGAAATTAATGCATCCCGATGACAAACCCTTTGCAGTAACTGCATTTAATGAATTTATAAAAGGCGAAAGAAAAGAATACAATATACAATTTAGATTAAAGCACAAAAATGGGCATTACATTTGGGTACAATCTACAGCGCAGCTCACCCTTGATGAAAATGGCAAACCAATAAGGGTTTCTGGTTCACACCGTGATATTACAGACAAAAAGAGCAGTGAGGAACTAATCAAATCTAGTGAAGAAAAGTATAAAAATTTCTTCCAAAACTCTCTTATCGGGATTATGAGAGTGCAAAAATCTAATCAAAAGGTATTAGAAATTAATCAGAAAGGACTGAATATTTTAGCATTGCCGGAGATTCCCCGCCATATGAAAATAACAGATCCATTCTTAGACGAAAATGAATCGGCTGATTTCCTAAGTGCCTTAGAAAGTAAAAACTCGATTGAGGAGTTTGAAGCAAAATTTGAACGTTGGGATGAATCTGAAACTTGGGTTTCAATTTCAGCAATTCAGATTGAAGCAAATGACTCTATGTTTTATGATATTATTTTTAGGGATATCAGCGAGTTTAAAGAAAACTTAAAGGAACTCCAAAGACTGAATTTTGAACTTGATAATTTTGTTTATCATGCTTCTCATGACATTCGTTCTCCTCTGCGCTCGCTCATGGGTTTGATTGAAATTCTTAAAACAGAAACCCGAACTTCTGAAATTAGGAAGGTCATTGAAATGATGACTGGCAGTATCAATAGATTAGATAAGTTTGTTGTCGATTTATTGGCGATGTCTAGGAATAATCGCTCAGATGAACCCGAGGCAGTACCTGTAAACTTTATGGTGGAGGTAAATAATAGTATAACCAATTTTCACCATGTTTATACCACCAAGAATCTTGAGATCAGAACAAAAGTTATCCAATCGTACCCATTTCATTCTGATTTAACTAAAATCCGTATTATCCTTAATAATTTGATATCAAATTCAATTAAGTACAGAAAAAATTTAGAGGACGAATTTTCTTATATTAATATTGATATTGAAACCTCGCCCAAGGAAGCTTCAATCATTATTGAAGATAACGGAGAAGGAATACCTACTGATAAAATGGATAAAATATTTGATATGTTTTATCGTGCTTCTGAAAATAGCGAGGGCAGCGGATTAGGTATGTATATTGTTAAAAATGTCATAAAAAAACTGAAAGCCGAAATTCAAGTTAAATCAGAAGAAGGTTCAGGGACTAAGTTTACAATTCATATTCCAAATAATTATAAAAGAGAAGTTTAA
- a CDS encoding GNAT family N-acetyltransferase: MNKEIKFQNSGNKGKAYLGELDSPLAQMTISITPNSLWIIDHTEVDERLKGQGIGKNLLIKVVQQARELNIKILPLCPYAKHAFEKYESIQDVLK, from the coding sequence ATGAATAAAGAAATAAAATTTCAAAACTCAGGTAACAAGGGAAAAGCATATCTAGGAGAATTGGATTCTCCACTTGCTCAGATGACCATCTCTATAACGCCTAATTCTTTATGGATTATTGACCATACTGAAGTAGATGAAAGGCTGAAAGGTCAAGGAATAGGGAAGAATCTTCTTATTAAAGTGGTTCAGCAGGCTAGAGAATTGAATATAAAAATATTGCCTTTGTGTCCATATGCAAAACATGCCTTTGAAAAATACGAAAGTATTCAGGACGTTCTAAAATAA
- a CDS encoding NADP-dependent isocitrate dehydrogenase, giving the protein MSNTAKILYTKTDEAPALATYSFLPIVKAFTDSAGVAVETRDISLAGRIISQFPERLKPEQQINDDLAELGEIAKSAEANIVKLPNISASVPQLKAAIRELQSLGYDLPDYPDEPSSDEEKKVQAKYDVVKGSAVNPVLREGNSDRRAPKAVKEFAKKHPHSMGEWSKDSKSHVASMSEGDFYGSEKSLTLRDATEVKIVLKTKSGDIRNLKSGLKLQAGEIVDAAVMSASSLRAFLKAQKEEAKKAGVLYSIHMKATMMKVSDPIIFGHAVKSFFEPVFKKHQSTLDELGVDANNGFASLLSQIEQLSEDKRKEIEADIEACYNEGPDLAMVNSDKGITNLHVPSDVIIDASMPAMIRTSGQMWNKNNKTQDTKAIIPDRSYAGVYQETIDFCKRNGALDPSTMGSVSNVGLMAQKAEEYGSHDKTFEISEEGIVEVIDSNGNVLLSHEVSEGDIWRMCQVKDAPIRDWVKLGVNRAKDTGNPAIFWLDSNRSHDTELIKKVNEYLKDHDTAGLDIRIMNPVEATRFSFERIVEGKDTISVTGNVLRDYLTDLFPILEVGTSAKMLSIVPLMNGGGLFETGAGGSAPKHVQQFMEEGHLRWDSLGEFLALAVSLDHLGKTFGNEKAKILGAALDNATSKFLDENKSPSRKVNEIDNRGSHFYLAMYWAEALAKQDEDADLKKIFSRVAETMSLKEAQINEELINAQGKSVDMGGYYKPDESVLIKQMRPSNTLNEILDSIVQ; this is encoded by the coding sequence ATGTCTAATACTGCAAAGATTTTATATACCAAAACGGACGAAGCTCCAGCTTTGGCCACCTATTCATTTTTACCGATTGTCAAAGCTTTCACGGATTCTGCGGGAGTTGCTGTTGAAACTAGAGATATTTCCCTGGCAGGAAGAATCATTTCACAATTCCCTGAAAGATTAAAACCTGAACAACAGATTAATGATGACCTAGCTGAATTAGGTGAAATTGCTAAATCAGCTGAAGCAAATATTGTGAAATTACCCAATATCAGTGCTTCTGTCCCACAGTTAAAAGCTGCTATAAGAGAATTGCAAAGCCTAGGCTATGATTTACCTGATTATCCAGATGAGCCAAGTAGTGATGAAGAAAAGAAAGTGCAGGCTAAATATGATGTTGTTAAAGGTAGTGCCGTTAATCCTGTTCTTCGAGAAGGTAATTCTGATAGAAGAGCCCCAAAGGCAGTGAAAGAGTTTGCTAAAAAGCATCCGCACAGCATGGGTGAGTGGAGCAAAGACTCTAAGTCTCATGTAGCCAGCATGAGCGAAGGAGATTTCTACGGTAGTGAAAAATCTCTTACTCTTCGTGATGCAACTGAAGTTAAAATTGTATTAAAGACTAAATCGGGAGACATTAGGAATCTTAAGAGTGGCTTAAAACTTCAAGCAGGTGAAATAGTAGATGCGGCTGTAATGAGTGCTTCTTCACTAAGAGCATTTTTAAAGGCTCAGAAAGAGGAAGCAAAAAAAGCTGGAGTTTTGTATTCTATCCATATGAAAGCGACAATGATGAAAGTGTCAGACCCTATTATTTTTGGTCATGCAGTGAAATCATTTTTCGAGCCGGTTTTTAAAAAGCATCAATCGACTTTAGATGAACTTGGGGTAGATGCCAATAACGGATTTGCCTCTTTACTTTCACAGATTGAACAATTATCAGAAGATAAAAGAAAGGAAATTGAAGCAGATATTGAGGCTTGCTATAATGAAGGACCCGACTTAGCTATGGTTAATTCCGATAAAGGGATTACCAATCTTCATGTGCCAAGTGATGTAATTATTGATGCTTCCATGCCGGCAATGATTAGAACCTCTGGGCAGATGTGGAATAAAAATAATAAAACGCAAGATACCAAGGCCATTATTCCAGACAGAAGTTACGCTGGTGTTTATCAAGAGACCATTGATTTTTGTAAACGAAATGGTGCTTTAGATCCATCAACTATGGGAAGTGTTTCTAATGTTGGTTTGATGGCTCAAAAAGCTGAGGAATATGGTTCACACGACAAAACTTTTGAAATTTCGGAAGAGGGAATTGTTGAGGTGATTGATTCGAACGGGAATGTATTGTTGAGCCACGAAGTGTCAGAAGGAGATATTTGGAGAATGTGCCAAGTGAAAGATGCACCGATTAGAGATTGGGTAAAGCTGGGAGTGAACAGAGCAAAAGATACTGGGAATCCAGCAATTTTTTGGTTGGACAGTAATCGATCTCATGATACCGAACTGATCAAAAAGGTTAACGAATATTTAAAGGACCATGACACAGCAGGATTAGATATTAGAATTATGAATCCGGTTGAGGCTACACGTTTTTCATTTGAAAGAATTGTAGAAGGAAAAGATACCATTTCTGTTACAGGAAATGTCTTAAGGGATTATTTAACTGATCTTTTCCCAATTTTAGAAGTGGGTACTAGTGCGAAAATGTTATCGATAGTGCCATTGATGAATGGTGGCGGATTATTTGAAACGGGTGCGGGTGGATCTGCTCCTAAGCATGTTCAGCAATTCATGGAAGAAGGACATTTAAGATGGGATTCATTAGGTGAATTTTTAGCTTTGGCTGTTTCTTTAGATCATTTAGGTAAAACCTTTGGCAATGAGAAGGCAAAAATTTTAGGGGCTGCCTTAGATAATGCTACCTCTAAATTTTTGGATGAAAATAAATCACCATCAAGAAAAGTAAATGAGATTGACAATAGAGGAAGTCATTTTTACTTAGCCATGTATTGGGCTGAAGCACTAGCCAAACAAGATGAAGATGCTGATTTGAAAAAGATTTTCAGTAGAGTTGCTGAAACGATGAGTTTGAAAGAGGCACAAATCAATGAAGAGTTGATTAATGCTCAGGGTAAATCCGTTGATATGGGCGGATATTACAAGCCTGATGAAAGTGTATTAATTAAACAAATGAGGCCAAGTAATACTTTGAACGAAATATTGGATTCCATAGTGCAATAA
- the topA gene encoding type I DNA topoisomerase, translating into MSKNLVIVESPAKAKTIEGYLGKDYKVLSSYGHVRDLPKGNNAIDIENGFKPTYEISKDKKEVIKALTKEAKLAEMIYLATDDDREGEAISWHLKEALKLDDSRTKRIVFREITKSAIQNAINSPKGIDIDLVNAQQARRILDRLVGFELSPILWKKIKTGLSAGRVQSVAVRIVVEREREIDKFKAESFYKVQAFFNVEGSELKAELPGRFKTEKEAMAFLEKCLDAEFSIGKLEKKPAKKTPAPPFTTSTLQQEASRKLGFSVSQTMTLAQRLYEAGKISYMRTDSLNLSDEAKDGAAKEIKSEYGAEYAHTRTFKTKSAGAQEAHEAIRPTNFSTKEASSDYNEQRLYDLIWKRAIASQMSDAQIEKTNVSIDISNTDQTLSASGEVVKFEGFLKVYIESTDEEEEGESNVTKGMLPPLQVGQTLDLKKMQSREGFTRPPARYNEATLVKKLEEMGIGRPSTYAPTISTIQKRGYVNKEFRDGRDRKYVEMVLENGKINRLEKTEITGAEKNKLYPSNLAMVVNDFLVEHFPNVTDYNFTAKVEQEFDEIAKGEKIWNNMINKFYGEFHEKVDEAESIERKDVNTGRELGIDPKTGKKVIVRLGKYGPLVQLGETPDKEDEEAEKPQFASLRKGQFIESITIEDALELFKLPRDLGDYEDKKMVAAIGRFGPYVRHDSKFVSIPKGEDPLEITAERAIELIEEKRKADREKFIKSFEEDPEVQVLNGRWGPYIKFGKKNVKIPKDKEPTELTYQECVELAEKTPDKKGGRKAAPKKKATKKK; encoded by the coding sequence ATGTCGAAAAATTTAGTGATAGTGGAGTCACCAGCCAAAGCCAAAACTATTGAAGGTTATTTAGGAAAGGATTATAAAGTGCTTTCCAGTTATGGCCATGTTCGTGATTTACCAAAAGGAAACAATGCCATCGACATTGAAAATGGTTTTAAACCTACTTATGAAATCTCTAAAGATAAGAAGGAAGTCATTAAGGCATTAACAAAAGAAGCAAAGTTGGCGGAGATGATATACCTCGCTACTGATGATGACCGTGAGGGAGAAGCAATTTCTTGGCATTTGAAAGAGGCTTTAAAATTAGACGATAGTAGAACTAAAAGGATTGTTTTTAGGGAAATCACAAAGTCTGCTATCCAAAATGCCATCAATTCTCCAAAAGGAATCGATATAGATTTAGTAAATGCGCAACAGGCCAGAAGAATTTTAGATAGATTAGTTGGCTTTGAGCTTTCTCCAATTTTGTGGAAAAAGATAAAAACTGGACTTTCTGCCGGAAGGGTGCAGTCTGTAGCGGTAAGAATTGTAGTAGAGAGAGAAAGAGAAATCGATAAATTTAAAGCCGAATCATTTTATAAGGTTCAAGCATTTTTCAATGTAGAAGGTAGTGAATTAAAGGCAGAGCTTCCAGGAAGGTTTAAGACGGAGAAAGAAGCAATGGCCTTTTTAGAAAAGTGCTTAGATGCTGAATTTTCAATAGGAAAATTAGAGAAAAAACCAGCTAAGAAAACCCCAGCGCCACCTTTTACGACATCCACATTGCAACAGGAAGCGTCCAGAAAACTAGGATTCTCTGTTTCTCAGACCATGACATTAGCCCAAAGGCTATATGAAGCTGGTAAAATCTCTTATATGAGAACTGATTCCTTAAATTTATCAGATGAGGCTAAGGATGGAGCTGCCAAAGAAATTAAGTCAGAGTACGGAGCGGAATATGCACATACTAGGACTTTTAAGACCAAATCAGCGGGAGCGCAAGAGGCTCACGAAGCTATCAGACCTACGAATTTTTCTACTAAAGAAGCAAGTAGCGATTATAATGAACAGAGGCTTTATGATCTCATTTGGAAACGAGCAATTGCTTCTCAAATGTCTGATGCACAGATAGAAAAAACCAATGTCAGTATTGATATTTCCAATACAGATCAAACCTTAAGTGCTAGCGGTGAAGTTGTGAAATTTGAAGGCTTCTTAAAAGTGTATATAGAATCCACGGATGAAGAGGAGGAAGGAGAAAGTAATGTAACTAAAGGCATGCTTCCTCCATTACAAGTTGGGCAAACATTAGATCTGAAAAAAATGCAGTCGAGAGAAGGATTTACTCGACCACCTGCGCGATATAATGAAGCTACTTTAGTGAAGAAATTAGAAGAAATGGGAATAGGTCGACCATCTACATATGCACCAACCATTTCAACAATTCAGAAAAGGGGTTATGTCAACAAGGAATTCCGTGACGGAAGAGATCGTAAATATGTTGAGATGGTTTTAGAAAACGGAAAAATAAACCGATTGGAAAAAACTGAAATAACCGGAGCAGAGAAAAATAAATTATATCCCAGCAATTTAGCTATGGTGGTAAATGACTTCTTAGTCGAGCACTTCCCAAATGTGACAGATTATAATTTTACGGCTAAGGTAGAGCAAGAATTTGATGAGATTGCCAAAGGGGAAAAGATTTGGAACAATATGATCAATAAATTCTATGGGGAATTCCATGAGAAGGTTGATGAAGCGGAAAGTATTGAAAGAAAAGATGTTAATACTGGACGTGAATTGGGTATTGACCCGAAAACAGGTAAAAAAGTCATTGTCCGTTTAGGGAAATATGGTCCTTTGGTTCAATTAGGGGAAACTCCGGATAAGGAAGATGAGGAAGCAGAAAAACCACAATTTGCAAGCTTAAGAAAAGGACAATTCATTGAAAGCATTACTATTGAGGATGCTTTGGAATTATTCAAACTACCAAGAGATTTGGGTGACTATGAAGACAAAAAAATGGTTGCTGCCATTGGACGGTTTGGCCCATATGTACGGCATGATAGTAAATTTGTGAGTATTCCGAAAGGAGAGGATCCTTTAGAGATTACGGCTGAGAGAGCCATTGAATTAATAGAAGAAAAGCGAAAAGCGGATAGGGAGAAATTTATTAAAAGCTTTGAGGAAGACCCTGAAGTGCAGGTTCTAAACGGAAGATGGGGGCCGTATATTAAATTCGGTAAGAAAAATGTAAAGATTCCTAAAGATAAGGAACCAACAGAATTAACTTATCAGGAATGTGTAGAGCTAGCGGAAAAAACTCCAGATAAAAAGGGAGGTCGTAAAGCGGCTCCTAAAAAGAAAGCAACAAAGAAGAAATAA